The genomic region aatatgtctactttatgtttgcatcataaagttgatatgtttttacttttggaagacatcagagggcttcaaagttcagcagcaattttccaattttgaacaaaattttctaaatctgaatctttcagggaccagttcagtgaccccaatataaaaactgcacccctcaaagtattcaaaatgacattcagtaagtgtgttaaccctttaggtgtttcacaggaatagcagcaaagtgaaggagaaaattcacaatcttaattttttacacaaatttgtaacccaatttctctcgagtaaggaaatacctcatatgtgtatgtcaagtgttcggcgggcgcagtagagggctcagaagggaaggaacgaaaattgggtttttggagagtgagtttttctgaaatggttttgaaatggtttttgggggggcatgtcacattgaggcagcctctatggtgccagaacagaataaaaaaaaaataaaaaaaacatatggcataatattttggaaactgcacccctcgaggaacataacaaagggtgcaatgagccttaacaccccagaggtgtttgacaacttttccttaaagattgtaaattattatttttttcttcactaaaatgctggttttcccccaaattttacatttttacaaggggtaatgggagaaaatgccccccaaaatttgtaacctcatctcttctgagtatggaaataccccatgtgtgaatgtcaagtgcactgcgggcgcactacaatgatcagaatcgaaggagtcacatttgcaaattttgctgaaatggggggggcatgtcgcatttactaagcccctagaacagcaaaaaaaaaaaaaaaaaacacatggcatgctattttggaatctacacctctcaaggaactataacaagcagtacagtgagccttaacatcccacagctgtttgataaatgttcattaaagtgggatgtgaaaaggaaacattttattttttacactaaaatgctgggggttaccccaaatttttaatttttacaagtggtaaaaggaaaaaaatgtctcagtaaatttgtaaatatatttctttggagtaaggacatgacTCATATCTGGacataaacagctctgcgggtgcacaccggtctcggaagagcaggagcgcagtcaggggccttgagcttctacatatactgcctatggagccagaacagcaggacccccccccccccctcaaggagtgttacatggggtaaattactaaaatagggtacagtgggacataaaattataaaacaggttatgttcccagaatgatgacccagagcatagccaaaactaaaaaaatatgcccaccccaaaccctatgctctgaatcatcattctgggaatgtgatgtttgtggccgtccctaacctgttgcctcaaatacgcaccccgctcaggtggagagagagcgctgcgcatttgaggcaacataaagaaGTCCCTGATGAtcgtgactcagtgacccatgacccatttttggggaaaaaaaataccccagagGTCTTAggcgtttattttttattttatgaaagttttttgggcaatttagtggttttatcgGGTTAAAActtgcaatgtactctggacttggtacattggggtcaaattatgcaTTTGCACGAGATGCccatggtccctaagtggttaaaagggGGTTGTCTAAACTAAATTTATTATTACGGcatctggaaaaaaaataaagggtaccCAAGACCCACCTGATATGTAAGTCCCTTAATGACTAATTTAGATTAGTAAAAATATCAAGAAAAATcaccaacaaggctcaggataaaAGGTAAAAACTTAACCTTTACTTCAAAAGAAGGATAAAATACCATATAAAcactgataaaaaatgtattctaacAAAATTTAGGAAAACCGCACCAGTAGATGCCAAAGAGATAGGGAAAAGGGATACATGTGAGTGCCTATTCTAACATAGCCCTACCTCAAGATAAAGTCTCCTGTTACTGTGTGGATAGGGGGTGAGGAAACATACAATAACACAATAATAACTAAATATACAAGTTGTGGCAGACCTCTTTGCCATGAGCAGCAGATAGGGGGCCATAAGTAAGAGtccacatgagggggggggggggggcaaggggaGCAGTATATGGTATGAGTTACTTTTGTGGggctcattttattttatttttttatttgctcctAATGTAATCTGTATCCTAGTCCTAGTTCACTTAGTGAACACCAGTGTTGTGACTGAGCTTGCGCAACACAATAAGGGGAGTGTGTTCATTACACACTTTTTTGCTCAGCATCCAATATATACATTTGCATCCATTTCTAAACATCACATTTACCATCATTtacggcacttagatagcgccccctttgttccctttttttcccttttcactGGGCAGTCTATTGGATTGATGGAAAAAATCAAGTAGTTAGGTAGCAAATGTTTAAGGCTGGAACAAACAGCTTTTAGAATCACATGGTGTTTCTGCCAAAGAAATACAAAATCTTCTACACTAAAAAGGAAACACATAAAACAAGGTGGTAAGAAGTCATGCTTTCAATTTGTCTTAAAATTTGTAAAGACAGTTCTGTCATTATGCGGCCAGCTCCTTCAGATTTCCATAGTACCATATACAATGCAATGTGAAAAGCTTCCAGCTGAGCATTATTAATGTTGACATCAGAatttttccagtgtataatatctGCTTTAATAACTGCCATGCATGTCATGTGTTATGTTGTGTGGCATCTAGGGCACATTAACGCAGCCTCAGttagaaaacaataaaacatctCTGGGATAAagcaaagggagaaaaaaaaacacaagcaacAATGCTGAGAAAAATCTGAGCTGTAAAACCAGTAATCTGGGAATGGAAGTAAGGAGAAGAGCTGTCTCTTCATGCCTGGGGTTCAGACTAATAAAAAGAGACTAGATAACTGAGacggaaaaggaaaaaaggaggggaagaaggaaaaaaaaaactgcttaagCAACCTTTAGTGCACACGAAATCGTCAGAACATGAACGAGCGCCTCATCCTACATCCAAGTCTATATGGCAAGAAGAGGAATTAGTGGATTACATTTCATCTCTGCACCAGCACCATAATGGTAGGTACTTATTATTGCATAAAGCAAGTGCATGCTTCTGTGTCTTCTTGCCATGAATCTCAAACCAAAAGAGGAACATGCAGTTTTCCTTGCATTGCTGCATGCACCGTAGAGAAAAAACTGCATGCAGACATAGCTACTTACATCAGAAATGGAAACTAAATGCAATTGGTAGAATTCATTTATGAGCGTATTGTAAGTTTTATAGAAGTACTTTGTGGATTCTTCGGGAGGAGGGGATTTCAAGAGAGGTTTCCATTTTTCGATTAAGgacagtgacaaaaaaaaaaaaaaaacacaaatgaggtcacatgacatgtcCAACTTGAGCTTCCATATCAGCAGATGCAGTTAGTGCACAGCAAGCCACTATCTGGTCAGATGTCCTCAGGAAGTGTCCAACATTGCTTCTGTCCATGCATGGTGCATAGGAGGCAACGTTAGCTTGGACCGAGGGTCGGACTATAATAAAACTTCCCATAATATATCCTAACAGGCATCCTTGCAAGACCTGTAAGAAAATTGCAGGACAGAAGAAAGGAAACAACTACCCAACAGTCTAGGAATAAAAGGTAAACTATTTTTGCTTGTTATATTGCTGTGAGATCATGTTTATTTAATATTAATATCTCTTCCAATTCCTTCGCTATTTGAtggaagacaaaaaaataaaataagatttaaaaaaaatttatttttccattcaATTCATTCTGAACATATTTctctaaataaaaattaattccaGGAACCTCAggaaaaaaaatgcctttttttggCTGGATGAAATGGTCCAGAGTAGAGTCTGACAAGTCTTCACAATACCCGGGTTCAGAAGTGGTTACCAAGACTTTATTAAGAGAATTGCAATGGCACCTAGGAGAGCGAGAACGACTGCTGCATGAGATAGAGAACGAGCAGAGGGGACAGAAAGCGGGAGCGGATTATAACTGGCTGAGGAATGATTACAGCTTAAAGCCCAGCATCCCGGTGACCGagcagaaacagctggaggtgctgtgCTCCCAGATTCAGCCGTGCCATACAGGGACAGTGCTCAGCAGGTAAGGCTTGTCACATTCTTACCTTGATTAAGAAAAATCATTACTAAATATATTaaattattacattattatagcCGACCACATGCAGATAAACAGAGTTTATACTGAGCTCAGAACTTCGCTTTCATACCTTCCTGCAACTCATGTTACATAgcttaaattttttatttgacatttacTGTTTTAAGCATCTTTTTCTCTCTGCAAAAGGAATGGATATATATTGTTGCATTAGGATTCTAGAACTAGGGGCACATGACACCAGCTTCTATCTACCAAATTTAAGTAATTTTTCAGTGAACTGAAGATTAAAACGGTCTTAAGACACAAAACAAGGAAGCCATATTATTGGGATTGTTTTATAATATAAATTCCGGGGCATCTATAAAGCAGCCCATACATTTTACATTGGGAGACCCTATGCACATTACATGGCTGACTGATCTGGTAGGTTTGGCCGacttatctaatgtgtatggtcagATTAAAGTAAAAGCAGAGAagtgtgcaaactgcaaaacaaaACTGAACATGGATCAGAATGTACCAATACCGTCACTACTTCATGGCCTCAGATTGGTTAGATAAAACCCCTTTCATATTGCAGTCACCAtcactacaaatttggggagagttatcaaaacctttggTGAGAAAAatgtggccatagcaaccaatcagatggcttctttatttttcagaggccttgttaaatatgaaagaagcgatctgattagttgttatgggcaactggtcatctgGAGATCCACCccttgtgaacagacccttaagaATAATCTCCTCAGTAACTGCACATCCCTACGACCCCTGTGATCAGTTGTAATCTGTGGCAGGACTAGAAAGCAAATGTTCAATTCCCTTGTAGCACCTCCGTGGGAGAAAGGAAGTAGTCAGATTGTAATGCATAGACAAACCAGATACTACTGACTGACCTGCTCTATCCTctagttataggggtactccaatggaaaacttttttttttttttttttttatcaactggtgccagaaagttaaacagatttgtaaattacttctattataaaatcataatccttccagtacgtattagctgctgaatactacagaggaaattattttctttttggaacacagtgctctctgctgacatcacgagcacagtgctctctgctgacatctttgttcattttaggaactgtccagagcagcatatgtttgctatggggattttctcctactctggacagttcttaaaatggacagagatgtcagcagagtgcactgtggtcatgatgtcagcagagagctctgtgttccaaaaaaaaaagaatttcatctataatattcagcagctaagtagtactggaaagattaagattttttaatagaagtaatttacaaatctgtttaactttctgacaccagttgatttagaaaaaaaaggttttcaccggagtacccctttaaatggctcaTAATGGGGGAcctcttctattaaccccttaagagcggacccatttttttttttttttaccttaatgaccaggtgcTTTTAAAAATTTGACacatgtctctttaaatggtaataactttagaacgctttttctgagattgtttttggtGACAcagtgtactttatataagtggtgcatttttgcaccaacatgcagcattttttgagaaaaactggaaaatttctggcgtttattttttatggtgttcactgtgcagtaagtggttatctttattctgtgggtcgatacaattatggcaatacccattttatatagctttttatgtttttccttatctgagcaaaattcttttttccctttttttattttcagacagtggtaactttttaatttttcgtccGAAATCAttaagtgagggcttatttttttgcaggacaagctgtactttttattggtatcatttttgcgatacatgctaccttttgatcttttttattccactatttgtaccaaaattggcaaatttttccctttttttacggcgttcaccgtgtgggataatttacattatagctttatagcaCAAGtaattacggacgtggcaatacctagtatgtatatgGTCCCCTGTTCAACACCAtaaatgccgtgatcaggattgattatggcatctatggggttaatgctgccatgaCCGGCGCGTCCGCAGCCCCGGCGggaccccggctgtgattgacagccgggtccagcCGCCGATCTCCTGAACTgcgcgcggcagagcaggagatcagcaggacgtatgcatacatccagtcACGTAAACATGtcaggtgctgggacgtatgcatacgttctaCAGCGGAAAGGGGCTAAAGGGTTATCcgggaatagaaaaacatagtTCATTTTGTCTAAAAAGAGCGCCACTCCTatccttgcaacatctggagggacgccagtttgagacccctgtcttAGATCAATTCCCTGtcatttaaagggattgtccagttcagaaaaaacacatgggggaagatttattaaaacctgtgtagaagaaaagtaaaataagcaatctggttgctctgggcaactgatcaactttttctctacacgggtattgataaatcttccaCATGGAATATAGCTATAACAAAAGGGGTCCGCTTGGCTATGATGAAAAGCGGCTAAAAAGCAGTGATTCTGGCTCTGTTGGACCTGCCCTGTCCTTTGTACCCACTGAATTGCATGCGTTTAACTTCCAGGAATTCCCCACATATATCAGATGATCgctggggttcccagcagcgggtcaCAATATCAGCTTGTTGTTAATGGGCCCTTCTAACAAGTAAACATAGTCCAAAGTAGAAAACTCTAAGCGTTCCCTATATTGCTGGAATCTTCCATGATTTTCATGCAGCATGAGCATTCACAGATCAAAGGGCAGTAAGTGCAGGACATGATACTATCTATAATGCAACTAATTCAAGCTTTTCTACTCTCCCATGAAACTTCGTCAGTTTAATTCCCTTCATTTTCATATGAAATATTGACCACATATTCTCTTCCTAGATTTCGGGAAGTTTTGGCAGAGAATGACGTGCTACCTTGGGAAATTGTCTATATATTTAAGCAAGTCCTGAAGGATTTCCTTAATTCCATAGAAAGAGAAAATCAACAGGTGAAGCTGCTGGACATGTGGAATCCGAACTGCCCTGTCAACTTCCCAATTCCCAGGGATCCAAACCTACACAAAGAGGAGATACCAACAGTATCCAGCTACGTGGATAGGAATACGCAAAGCTTGTTCCCAACCTTCTCACATCGAATCTGGAACCTGCCATATTACTACCCATCAAGCTAGAGCAAGGGGGTTGGGGGTTTCACCTATCCCCGttaaacaggttgttagtgtacttaaaggggtactctggtggaaatcaatttattttaaatcaactggtggcagaaagttaaacagatttgtaaattacttctattaaaaaaatcacaatctttccagtacttctcagcagctgtataccacagaggaagtgcttttctttttaaatttccttttctgtccgacctcagtgctctctgctgacccctctgtccatgtcaggaactgttcggagcaggaaaggtttgctatggggatttgttcctgctctggacaattcctgacatggacagaggtgtcagcagagagcactgtgatcagacagaaaagagattcaaaaagaaaagaactttctctgtagtaaacaacagctgataaatactggaaggattaagattttttaatagaagtaatttaaaaatctgtataactttctggcaccagtttatttaaactaaactgttttccaccggggtacccctttaagagccagtTGCTTCCATCAGTCAGAGATCTGCCCCCTGTGGCTGTACGGACACCACAGCCCAGAACAGCTACAGGCTGCAGAAGGcagatttttatacagaagtgCAGATTTTTATACAGAATCTGCAGATGCATCTAAGACTTCTATGCAGATTTTATACATAGAAAACAATAAGCAATCCTATTTTTTAGTGAGGTATTGTAGCTATTTTTACAGGCAATAGACTATATATACATTGTATGACCCTATAGAGAACTTATATTTTGTAATAGTAAGTGAATTCAGTGTTAAGATATTACGTGTATGTCTGATGTCCCAAGATTTTTATATGCAAGTAGATACAGCCCTTTAGATAAAAGATGTTGAGTAGACAAGTATGAGAAAAAATAACTTTACAGTAATAGACTTGAATTCAATACAAAAAAAGTGCATAGAAAAAGGCTTTGTATAAAATGGATACTGTAACAAAGTATTCATAAATCTTTTGGTACTCCGGTCCAATGCACATGGCAAAATAGCCAATGCAAGCTCAGATGTTCAGGTCTCCCATGGTTCAgtttagggatgtcctgataccattttattttttattataattttttttaagaccgagtacgagtaccaatacttctagtactcgccgataccaattacaagtacttttattttattttttatctattaaAAGGGAAACTACACCAGAGTGACccagtttctggcgctgcttaccgtgccgatatgtgggttccttgttgtgtgcaatggaggcggctgctgtagtatgagccaaaatTAGCGATTTGAGTGAGTcattgcgctgatgttcacatggtgagcagcagtagaaacgggtcacctgcactatccacCTATACATTTAAgtcagtgcaggtgactctgctgtaagattgactTTAATagaaggtagtatccccttgtaggtagtacagatagttgcagacattattAGCAGTCCAcctgtagactgcagcccccccccctcattgtagactgcagcccccccccttcttgt from Hyla sarda isolate aHylSar1 chromosome 11, aHylSar1.hap1, whole genome shotgun sequence harbors:
- the RD3L gene encoding protein RD3-like, with the translated sequence MPFFGWMKWSRVESDKSSQYPGSEVVTKTLLRELQWHLGERERLLHEIENEQRGQKAGADYNWLRNDYSLKPSIPVTEQKQLEVLCSQIQPCHTGTVLSRFREVLAENDVLPWEIVYIFKQVLKDFLNSIERENQQVKLLDMWNPNCPVNFPIPRDPNLHKEEIPTVSSYVDRNTQSLFPTFSHRIWNLPYYYPSS